The DNA sequence GTTCATTCTTGATATTTGCCATTCTTTTGCTTACAAAATCTGCCATAGCAGCCAGTTCAGCAGGTGTAAGAGGACGTGTTTGGCTGCTAATTTTTTGATTGCTAGTAAGTATAGTTTCTTCGTTTACCAATACTAGCTCCTTATCTTCCAATATTTTTTTATCTGTTCTTGCATCTTGAAGTGAATCTCTTACTTTTTCTGAAATTTTCCATGCCTGTGGATTTCGTCGACTCGTAACTGTTGGCTGAACTGAAAAAATGGTTACTTGGTTAGACTTAGCAGCCAGTTGAAAGCTATTTTCAATAAGTTTTGGAGAAAGACCAGTAAAAATAATTTCATTCTTTCCTGTCTTTAGATTGGCTTTTGTGGAGCGTGTAATTTGCGCCCTTGTTCTGAAAGCAGTAACAGAGATGATTTTACTACTCACAGATTGAGAGTTTTGATTTTGGGCAAAAAGAGAATGGCTTAATAATGAAGTAACATAAATAGATGTCGTTAAAAATAAGCAGAGGAACAATTTGAAGTTTTTCATAAGATAGTAATAAGTTAATTTTTGTGAAATTTAAACAAGAAAATCAAAAAAAGGCACAAAACCAATTTTGAGAGACTTATACTTGATAGATGATATACTTCGCTTTATTCCATAAAAAAATATTTCTAACTCTAGATTATTTCAATAAATTAGAAGTAATAGAAGTTTGTGAAGCATTACGTGCAGGAACAAAAGAAGCCAAAAGCGTTACCAAAACCACCGTAATACAAACCCATACTATATCCAAATATTCTAACTCTACTGGGTAGGAATCTACAATAGAGTTTCC is a window from the Bernardetia sp. genome containing:
- a CDS encoding DUF4140 domain-containing protein, encoding MKNFKLFLCLFLTTSIYVTSLLSHSLFAQNQNSQSVSSKIISVTAFRTRAQITRSTKANLKTGKNEIIFTGLSPKLIENSFQLAAKSNQVTIFSVQPTVTSRRNPQAWKISEKVRDSLQDARTDKKILEDKELVLVNEETILTSNQKISSQTRPLTPAELAAMADFVSKRMANIKNE